The Deinococcus koreensis genome window below encodes:
- a CDS encoding MFS transporter: protein MTRTLSPSHAAQRSDPPRMLGMGLILVTMIVAFESMAVGTVMPRVASDLNGLSLFGWASSAFLLASLLGAVASGILADRRGLAPGTVVSLTLFAAGLLMGGVADSMPGFVLARVVQGLGAGGLAALPWAVITTRYPEAARPRMLAALSSAWLLPVLVGPLLASVIADHFSWRPVFWGLVPVLGLAAPLCVLPLLARRGGGGGAAPSAPAGARGQLWPALGLLVGAGALIEGLRRADTVSLAVAAAGLVGLVLTMGPLFPPGMARFAPGLPRLLALRGLLAFAFLGTSTFLPLALHDLRGLSLSGAGLVLSVGGATWTAGSWIQAQIERRWKGAHRTLTIRAALACVVLGLGLTALSTLGAVPLWCVYLGQIAGCLGMGVGYNGISLNALDSVPAAGAGRLSGQLANIETLMVALSAGFGGALIARVAPLQGAFTLAFALTVLAALTAALAGFRLRLSTPD, encoded by the coding sequence ATGACCCGCACCCTGAGTCCATCCCATGCGGCGCAGCGCAGTGACCCGCCCCGCATGCTGGGCATGGGCCTGATCCTGGTCACCATGATCGTCGCCTTCGAGTCCATGGCGGTCGGCACGGTCATGCCGCGCGTGGCCTCCGATCTGAACGGTCTGTCTCTGTTCGGGTGGGCCTCCAGCGCCTTTCTGCTCGCCAGCCTGCTGGGCGCGGTGGCGAGTGGCATCCTGGCCGACCGGCGCGGGCTGGCCCCGGGCACGGTGGTGTCGCTGACCCTGTTCGCGGCGGGTTTGTTGATGGGCGGCGTGGCGGACTCCATGCCGGGGTTCGTGCTGGCCCGGGTGGTTCAGGGGCTGGGCGCGGGTGGGCTGGCGGCGCTGCCGTGGGCCGTCATCACGACGCGCTATCCGGAGGCGGCCCGGCCCCGCATGCTGGCGGCCCTGTCCAGCGCATGGCTGCTGCCGGTGCTGGTGGGCCCGCTGCTCGCCAGCGTGATCGCGGATCACTTCTCGTGGCGTCCGGTGTTCTGGGGGCTGGTGCCGGTGCTGGGGCTGGCCGCGCCGCTGTGTGTGCTCCCGCTGCTGGCCCGCCGCGGGGGAGGGGGTGGGGCCGCGCCCAGCGCCCCTGCTGGGGCACGCGGGCAGCTGTGGCCGGCGTTGGGCCTGCTGGTGGGTGCGGGCGCACTGATCGAGGGCCTGCGCCGCGCGGACACCGTGTCGCTGGCTGTGGCGGCGGCGGGTCTGGTGGGGCTGGTGCTGACCATGGGGCCGCTGTTTCCGCCAGGCATGGCCAGGTTCGCGCCGGGTCTGCCGCGTCTGCTGGCGCTGCGCGGGCTGCTGGCCTTCGCGTTCCTGGGCACCTCCACCTTCCTGCCGCTGGCCCTGCACGACCTGCGCGGCCTGAGCCTGAGCGGCGCGGGGCTGGTGCTCAGCGTGGGCGGGGCCACCTGGACGGCCGGGTCGTGGATTCAGGCGCAGATCGAACGGCGCTGGAAGGGCGCGCACCGCACGCTGACGATCCGTGCGGCCCTGGCCTGTGTCGTGCTGGGCCTGGGCCTCACGGCCCTGAGCACCCTGGGCGCCGTGCCCCTGTGGTGCGTGTATCTGGGACAGATCGCGGGATGCCTGGGCATGGGCGTCGGCTACAACGGCATCAGCCTGAACGCCCTGGACAGCGTCCCCGCCGCTGGGGCCGGCCGCCTGTCCGGGCAACTGGCGAACATCGAGACGCTGATGGTCGCCCTGTCCGCTGGGTTCGGCGGCGCGCTGATCGCCCGTGTGGCGCCCTTGCAGGGGGCCTTCACGCTCGCCTTCGCGCTGACCGTGCTGGCCGCGCTGACAGCCGCACTGGCGGGCTTCCGACTGCGGCTGTCAACCCCTGATTAA
- the sugE gene encoding quaternary ammonium compound efflux SMR transporter SugE: MAWILLVVAGLLEVGWAIGLKYTQGFTRPVPTALTLLSMVGSMGLLGLAVKTLPIGTAYGVWVGIGAVGAAILGIVLFNEPATAARLGFMALMVVAIIGLKVTSGH; this comes from the coding sequence ATGGCATGGATACTGCTCGTCGTCGCGGGTCTGCTGGAAGTCGGCTGGGCCATCGGTCTGAAGTACACGCAGGGGTTCACGCGCCCGGTGCCCACGGCTCTGACCCTGCTGAGCATGGTCGGCAGCATGGGGCTGCTGGGTCTGGCCGTCAAAACCCTGCCCATCGGCACAGCTTACGGCGTGTGGGTAGGCATCGGCGCGGTGGGCGCGGCCATCCTGGGCATCGTGCTCTTTAACGAACCCGCCACCGCCGCCCGCCTCGGCTTCATGGCCCTGATGGTCGTGGCGATCATCGGCCTGAAGGTGACCAGCGGACACTAG
- a CDS encoding NAD(P)/FAD-dependent oxidoreductase, with product MDLRTGRAFWPLQSGLMHTYPPLEKPEQADVLVIGAGITGALLADSLSAAGLDTVVIDRRDAVYGSTSASTALLQYEIDTNLTDLIPMIGQRDAERAYRLCRDSIDLIGELTKGLPDDCGYKANGSLYYASTKKDARMLIRECAAREAAGLRVELLEARVLKERFGISAPNALFSPDGAEVDPYRLAQHLLWRAQERGARIYDRTQVTRLDEGRAGFTAHTDRRAKVSAKYVIVATGYEAETFLGKRLAQLKNSYALATEPLNTEPWPEACLIWETARPYLYARTTQDGRVVIGGEDDDFNSPLKREKSLAAKQRRLERKLESLVPHLKLEVAFAWAGTFGETKDGLAYIGPKVKGSKLLFALGYGGNGITYSAQAARMLTAYVQGQPDADMEIFSLNR from the coding sequence ATGGATCTGCGTACCGGGCGGGCCTTCTGGCCCCTGCAAAGTGGCCTCATGCACACCTATCCGCCGCTGGAGAAGCCCGAGCAGGCCGACGTGCTGGTGATCGGCGCCGGCATCACGGGGGCGCTGCTGGCCGATTCGCTCAGCGCGGCGGGGCTGGACACCGTGGTCATCGACCGGCGCGACGCCGTGTACGGCAGCACCAGCGCCAGCACCGCCCTGCTGCAGTACGAGATCGACACCAACCTGACCGACCTGATTCCCATGATCGGCCAGCGGGACGCCGAGCGCGCCTACAGGCTCTGCCGCGACTCCATCGACCTGATCGGGGAGCTGACGAAAGGTCTGCCCGACGACTGCGGATACAAGGCCAACGGCAGCCTGTACTACGCCAGCACGAAGAAGGACGCCCGGATGCTGATCCGGGAATGCGCGGCGCGTGAGGCGGCGGGCCTGAGGGTCGAACTCCTCGAAGCCCGAGTCCTGAAGGAGCGCTTCGGCATCTCCGCCCCGAACGCCCTGTTCAGCCCGGACGGCGCGGAGGTCGATCCATACCGCCTGGCCCAGCACCTGCTCTGGCGGGCCCAGGAACGCGGCGCCCGCATCTACGACCGTACCCAGGTCACCCGGCTGGACGAGGGCCGCGCCGGTTTTACCGCCCACACCGACCGCAGGGCGAAAGTCAGCGCGAAATACGTGATCGTGGCGACCGGCTACGAGGCCGAAACGTTCCTGGGTAAGCGCCTGGCGCAGCTCAAGAACTCCTACGCCCTGGCGACCGAGCCGCTGAATACGGAGCCCTGGCCGGAAGCCTGCCTGATCTGGGAAACCGCCCGCCCCTACCTGTACGCCCGCACCACCCAGGACGGCCGCGTGGTCATCGGCGGCGAGGACGACGATTTCAACAGCCCCCTGAAACGCGAGAAGTCGCTGGCGGCCAAGCAGCGGCGCCTGGAGAGGAAGCTGGAGAGTCTGGTGCCCCACCTGAAACTGGAAGTCGCCTTCGCCTGGGCCGGCACTTTCGGGGAGACGAAGGACGGGCTGGCGTACATCGGCCCGAAGGTGAAGGGCTCGAAGCTGCTGTTCGCGCTCGGATACGGCGGCAACGGCATCACCTACTCGGCCCAGGCGGCCAGGATGCTCACGGCGTATGTGCAGGGGCAGCCTGACGCGGATATGGAGATTTTCAGCCTGAATCGGTAA
- a CDS encoding Gfo/Idh/MocA family protein, translating into MPQKPKIKAPKPESQRVGFAIVGLGKLSVQELIPAARTSEHAYVAALVSSEEDKGEAFARAFDLSESDVYTYDEFDGLADRPDVEVVYIVLPNSMHREYVTRAAKMGKHVLCEKPLGMNARDAQEMVDVCKEAGVLLMTAYRCQYTPAHWAARDAVQGGTLGKVKLLDSMHVQVEDDPTVWRLKKELAGGGPLPDVGIYSLNTVRFVTGQEPEWVFATMHQPKKDKRFKEVEESMSFMLGFADGVVANIHTSYGAFKTDTLRVMGEDGSLLMDPAFKYEGLQLTLSSEAGKTMPTFPSYDQFSLEFDHFAQCVRSGKQPWTPGEEGVQDHVIMDALYESARSGKVVKLKAVKKRDAFRGTKPKLPKG; encoded by the coding sequence ATGCCGCAGAAGCCCAAGATCAAGGCCCCCAAACCCGAATCCCAGCGCGTGGGCTTCGCCATCGTCGGGCTGGGCAAGCTCAGCGTTCAGGAACTGATCCCCGCCGCGCGCACCAGCGAGCACGCCTACGTGGCGGCGCTGGTCAGCTCGGAGGAGGACAAGGGCGAGGCCTTCGCCCGCGCCTTCGACCTGAGCGAGAGCGACGTCTACACCTACGACGAGTTCGACGGCCTGGCCGACCGGCCCGACGTGGAAGTGGTGTACATCGTGCTGCCGAATTCCATGCACCGCGAGTACGTGACCCGCGCCGCGAAGATGGGCAAGCACGTCCTGTGCGAGAAACCGCTGGGCATGAACGCCAGGGACGCGCAGGAGATGGTGGACGTCTGCAAGGAGGCCGGCGTGCTCCTGATGACCGCCTACCGCTGCCAGTACACTCCCGCTCACTGGGCGGCGCGCGACGCCGTGCAGGGCGGCACGCTGGGCAAGGTCAAGCTGCTGGACTCCATGCACGTGCAGGTCGAGGACGATCCCACCGTCTGGCGCCTGAAAAAGGAGCTGGCGGGCGGTGGGCCGCTGCCCGACGTGGGCATCTACAGCCTGAACACCGTGCGCTTCGTGACCGGCCAGGAGCCGGAGTGGGTCTTCGCCACCATGCACCAGCCCAAGAAGGACAAGCGCTTTAAAGAGGTCGAGGAGTCCATGAGCTTTATGCTGGGCTTCGCGGACGGCGTGGTCGCCAATATCCACACCAGCTACGGCGCCTTCAAGACCGATACCCTGCGCGTGATGGGCGAGGACGGCAGCCTTCTGATGGATCCGGCCTTCAAATACGAGGGCCTGCAGCTGACCCTCTCCAGCGAGGCGGGCAAGACCATGCCCACCTTTCCGTCTTATGATCAGTTCAGCCTGGAATTCGACCACTTCGCTCAGTGCGTGCGCTCGGGCAAGCAACCCTGGACGCCCGGCGAGGAAGGGGTGCAGGATCACGTCATCATGGACGCCCTGTACGAGAGCGCGCGCAGCGGCAAGGTCGTGAAACTGAAGGCCGTGAAGAAGCGGGACGCCTTCCGGGGCACGAAACCGAAGCTGCCGAAGGGCTGA